In Aspergillus fumigatus Af293 chromosome 6, whole genome shotgun sequence, the genomic window GAAGCTGGGTTCCTGCCAATGGCCCCGCGAGTTCGCCCTCTTCCCGCCGGACACCCTACCCCTCCCGCCCGCTGTTGCGCGGGAGCTAGACGCCAAGGAAAGCCAGATCAGCCCCGGTTCGCCTCGGTGGGACTACGATAGCGTTGTCGCGAAGTGGAAGCGGGTCGTCATGCACGACAAATCCATGGGTCGCGTCGGCGTCGGGTATGGCAATCCTCCTCTCGACGATCGCAGTAGCGCGGACACCAAGGCCCGCGCGACAGAGGAGCCGCCTGCCTCTGCTGCTCTTGcatctacatctacatctGCACCTCCGTCCGCACACCCCCCGCCGCGAGCCCTCCAGCCCGCTCCTGGCCCCGCGCTCGCCGCAAGTCCAGACCAGTCGTCCTCGCATACGGGGGGCGCCTCGGCTCCATCTAGCCAGAACACCTCGCCTTATCTCCGGAGCCCCCAGGCAGGTCCGCAAGCCAAGCGTCCTCGATTAATGAACGGTGCAGATGGCGGCCACACTTCGGCAGCGAATCCATCGGCCACGGCGCCGAATACGTGGAATCCGCACAGCCACCAGTCCCTTCCGGGTTCAAACTTGGCTAGTGCGTCTGGACCACCGCCTAGCTCTGGGGCGTAGTTTGATCTTACCAAACCGGATAGCCGCCGCCATCAGCCTACATATGTAGGCCTCAGGAGATATATACAATGGGGAATGCATGTTGGAACCCCCTTTCTAACTGTACAAATACTGGGAATTGATATATACTCCATTTTTCAATTCTCGCAAGGAAGTCTGCAATTATTGGATATGTAAATCATAATACATTGAAGACAGAGAAAAGAGACGAGATGTTATGGTTCCGGTAGCACTATCACTTTacaatcttcctcgtcttccgtGCACTAATCCACCGCTTTAAATCCCCCACGCCGTGAAGATAaagccaggagaagaagtAGACCGCCGCGAAGTTGAACACAGTGAATGCCCAGAAAATTCCCTGCTTTTGTCAACTCGTCATTCGCCGTGCAACAATAGTCGGAGACACTTACGTAGGCACGCCACTTATGCGAGTAGAAGACGTTGAAACTTGCCGCCTGAATGGAAATATTAGTTCTGCTCTAagacaaggatgaaaagggGTTAGAGGGAGAAACGTACAAATGCATCACCGATGGAATACGGACAATACGAGCATAGGCCGCCTGCAGCGTCTTCGACGTACCCGCCAGCTTGTCTCGCAAAGGCGCCGGCGTAGGTCTGGCAGGTCTGACCCGATGGGGGAGAGACCTGGGTCACCTCCCTGCTGACGCAGCGGACGGGGATGTTATGGGTGAGGACGCCGAGGAAGCCCTCGAGGAGGTAGTGGAAGGGGGTGAGCCAGTACATCCAGGACTGCCAGAAGTGGGGGAGTGCGACGTAGGGGACGACGACGCCGCAGAAGGCGACgacgaaggtgaagaagcaggggaCGAGGAGGGAGGCGAAGAGCTCGTTGGGGGAGAAGGCGGCGATGAACTGGCCGAAGCTGACGTAGTAAAGCTCGAAGACCATGAGCAGCATCCAGGTGTAGCCGGAGCTGAAGGAGTCGCGGGGGAACCATACGCCCCAGTACCTAGTTGTGTTAGTGGTGGGAGACAGCTAGACCTTGGCTGAAGGGGGCGACTCAGGTGAGCTTACCAGCAGTTGAAGTAAATGGATCCTGCGACGACGGAGTAGGGCAGCTCGGGGAGGATGGCGCTGGTGACCATCGCGGTCCATGAATAGATCTTCGAGTTGGCCTCTCGTGATTCGTAGAGGTTCCGGAAGTGCAGGAACCTGggctggagctgctggatcAAGGGCGGCGAAATGGTGAGAGTCatgaagatcgagaagagcCGCGATTGCATATCGATGTAGCTATTTCCCAGATGCCAGAATGTAAACGTGTTAAAGAGTCCAGTGAAGATATGAAGGAGGAATTTGCCCTGTTGCTATTAGCTTCAACTCCCCGATGACGAAACTGCACACTCACGAGAGTATACTGTGGGGATCTCCAGTATGCAACAAACGCCCGCTTGGTGACAGTCACGATCTGGGTCCAGATTGGCATCGCGTATTCCCGGTGTTCGTCTTTGTTCTTCCTGATTTCGCGATTGCGGCGGGAGCTGATGATTTTGTCAATCTCTTCGGCCAGTTGTTTGCATTGAGGAGACTGGGCCCAGACATCTCCCCAGTCCTTTCCCTTATAGTCCGGGTTTCCGGCGCCGATGACCTCGAGCATATACTGGGAACTTTGTTAGTTTAGGCTTAAACAGATGAGGCACAAGACGTACTTCGGCAGGATTCGCATGAGGCGGACACTTCTTAGCACCGTTCGACTCGAAATACTCGATGAGAGCATTCGAGTCATGTCCCAGCTCTCCATTGTACACAACCCTACCTCCACTTTGCAACAGCAGGAGGTCATCAAACTCTTCGAAGAGAACCGCGGATGGCTGGTGAATCGTGCACAGAATCGCTTGTCCAGCGTCCGCAAGCCGTCGAAGGAACCGGACAATGTTGAACGCGGCAAGCGAGTCGAGGCCACTTGTAGGTTCATCCAGAAAGAGTAGAAGCTCAGGCTTACTTGCCAGCTCTACTGCAATGGTAAGCCGCTTGCGTTGTTCTGGGTTCAGGCCAACCCCTCCTGAGCCCACCGTTGCACCGGCAATTGGGCGCATCTCAAGTAggtcgatgatcttctcacAATAGTCATATTTCTCCTGAATGGGGACTTCTTTGGGCTGCCGCAGAAGCGCAGAGAAACGGAGAGACTCCCGAACAGTTGCGGTAGGCTCATGGATATCCATTTGTTCAGCAAAGCCAGTTGCTCTTTGGAAACTCTTAGGAAGTGGCCTAAAGTTGTAAGCGGCGTTCACGGATGCGAAGCGTGGCAGTAAGACCTACTTTCCATCTACTAAGAAGGTACCAGTGACAACACCAAAGTTGATCCGCTGTGCCAAAGTATTCAGTAGAGTTGTTTTCCTGTAATGCCCTGTGTTAGCTACTTGGTTTCAAAATGATGGTGGGCATGACTGACCCTGCTCCAGAAGCTCCCATCAAGGCAGTAAGGCGGCGGGGTTTGACGTATCCGTGGAcgtcctgaagaagcttcCTTTGCCCGCCCTCATACGGGATGGTGTAGTTGACATCTTGCCAAGTGAAGATAGACGTGCTCTGAGCGATGTCTTTGACTTCATCACCAGTCTCTCCGGGTTGGGTCTTCTCGGAATCAGCATTGACGGCATTCTCTTTCTGTCCTGATTCTACATCCTCAGGAAGTTCTTTATTTTTCACGGCCTCCTCAACATTCTTTGGCGCTTCGTTCCTCTTAAATGTTGTAACTGAGCTGCCGCCTTTGTTGGGTTGCTGCAACTCCGTACCGAGCATCGTCAAGGCAACGAAAAAAATGAACCAcgcgatgatgatgccaaagTTTCGCCATAGATGAGAACGACTGTATGTGAAAGCAGTCTTGATGTAACTCGACCCTTGGACAACCAGCTGATTCGGAGTGCTGCCCTGGACCGCACAGCTTTGGTGACCGGGCTGTGCATTGGGACCGTCCGGTACAATATTTGGCCTTACGCACTGAATGTCGAGGTTGTAGAACTCATTGGCCATGATAGCTTCAAATGCATATTGAACGGGATTTATCCAGATCAGCCATTTGAACCACGGGTGCATCTTCCATGGCGGGATGAGATAACCTAGAGCGCCGTGAGAAAGGGTGCCATTTGGGAAGAATTTCATCCTACCTGTATAGACGACGAGTGCTTGTATGGCAACTCCAGTAAGACGAGTAGCTGCTTAATTAGCGAGAAGGTTTTGTTGAGAAAAGCACAGCAGACACGTACCGACGTCAAGAGAAGCAGACACCGCCCCGAGAGCTCGAAAGAATGAATACATTGTCATGgtgagaatgaagatgaacagaAACTGAATAAAGAATTGGGACGGAGTCCGGGAGAGATTTGACATGCTTGGACAAACAGTTAGCGTCAACGTGCATGACTCGAAGCCAGACAAGATGCATACAAGTATACAATCAGCTCGAAAAGTGTGACCTGGACGAAGACCAATGGAACGTCAACAACGACCTGGGCTAGAGCATAGGCGGATGGGCGGTAGAAGGAGCTGAAAAAGTCAGTATTTTACCGTGTTCTGCAGGAGATACACATACAAGCTTTTGTGTTTCAGCATGATCGGTCGACTTTCGAAAGACGCTGTAAGTTCTGCCATCGCGAGCAAAGcattgaagaggagaatgaagaacaTGACGCCTCCTCGGGTGAATACACCACCGCTAGGACATAGATCAGTTTGAAGAGCATCCATCAGTGAACATATCGACGAACCTGGTTGGCGGAAGATTGTAGAATAAACTTCCTATGATCAGAGCTTGGAAGACCAAAATGCACCATTTTCCCACCAAGGTCTGTTTGTCGCCGTACATGATCAGAAATTGTCGACGAGTTAGAACAATGACCTGATCATAGAAGGGAATGGTGTAATTCTTCTTCGGCATTTCCTGCCTCGCCTGTGCACGTTCGTGCTCCTGTGTCTCTAGCTCTTTCTCGAACTGGCTAATCTCTTGAAGGGCAGCCCTGTAGGTATCACTGTTGCGGTACACTCTTCGAAAGTCCTCGCCAGATCTCGGAACTCGGTCATCCCATCCACGTTGGATACGCCGCGCGTGTGGATCACTGACCGAGGTCAAAAAGTCTGGGGTGGTCCACCGCGGGGGACATTCAAACCCTAGGCGTTCGAAGTATGCCTTTGCCTCTTTGGCGCTTCCATAGTATGCGCATTTGCCCTCTTCGATCAACATAACCTTGTCAAACAAGTTATAAAGATTCTCAGAAGCTTGGTAGAGGGCTACAAGCGTGGATACGTTCGCCATGTCGGTAAGAGTTCTCAGACTCTGTACATATTCCAGGGCAGTACTGGCGTCAAGGCCTTTGGTCGAATTGTCCCAACATTGTGTACTGGCCTTGGTAATCATGGCCTCGGCGATGGATACACGTTTTTTCTCTCCTCCTGAGATGCCGCGGATGAGCTCGTTGCCGACTTTGGTGCCCAGCGCATGTTCAATCCAGAACAGCTTGGCAATTGCAGAGAGAAATGTGTGCTGATAGTCCTTTCGGCTTTCCCCCGGAATGCGTGAGTCTTTGCCTGGTGTGCGGGTTTTAAGAGCGAACAGAAGGGTATCCCGGACGGTCAAAGTCGCATaatgaagatcatcttcGGGGTTATAGGACACTGCAGATTCAATCAGCGACAGTATGCTTGCAGTGTGAATAATAGCAACTGTACCTTCGGAGCGGTATTTGTCGGCCATGAGGTCAGCATCTGCACCTCCATAGCGTACATCTCCTTTGATGCTTTTGTATCCTGCCCTCTGGTTGCCAATCACCTTCAGAAAAGTCGAGCATCCAGAACCTGGCCGTCCAAGGACCAGGAGCATCTCACCTGGTTTCACGCAGCCCTGGACACAGTCAGACAGTGAATTGATAAAGAATAAGGAACACGGACGGTGAAGTCATCAAGTATTGTCCGCAATGGGTGATGGCCAGCACCGATTCCTTTCCTGCCTCTTGTCAAAAGGTCTTTGATGCGTCTAGGCACGGCAAGAAAGATATCAGAGTTGGTAGGCTGCAACGCAGCTCCCAGGCCAACCCCTTTCACAGTCAAGTCTCTCCAAATAACACCGGCATGTCGAGTtttctcctcgtcagaaACGGATTTCCTTTCCTTGCCGAACATGTGAGACATCAGCTTCGCAATCTGGGCCATATCCTCAACGCCTTCTTCACTACGGCTGGTGTGTCGGCGGGAGAGGATACGGTTGATGTGTTCGTCGCCGTACTGTCCATCACGAGTGGACTTGGAACTGACATCCTCGAATGCAGTCGATGGTTCATCGTcgattgaggaagactctTCCGTGTCGGGACCGGAAGCTTCTGGGGAAGCTGCAGAATTCGCAATGTCATGAGAAGATCGCCCTTGCGGGGAAGCATCCAGCTCCTTTCGATGCTCTACGGCGCGCTCAGCGTCCATTGGTGCAGGCTGCAGATCAGGTCACATGTAGGATGTAAGATAAACTGTTCGCACTTTGGAGACATAGAGGAAGCGTCGAAAAGGTCTGTAGATAACGATTACAGGCGACAAGACAGCAGTAAGGATGAGACG contains:
- a CDS encoding putative ABC transporter, which gives rise to MDAERAVEHRKELDASPQGRSSHDIANSAASPEASGPDTEESSSIDDEPSTAFEDVSSKSTRDGQYGDEHINRILSRRHTSRSEEGVEDMAQIAKLMSHMFGKERKSVSDEEKTRHAGVIWRDLTVKGVGLGAALQPTNSDIFLAVPRRIKDLLTRGRKGIGAGHHPLRTILDDFTGCVKPGEMLLVLGRPGSGCSTFLKVIGNQRAGYKSIKGDVRYGGADADLMADKYRSEGTVAIIHTASILSLIESAVSYNPEDDLHYATLTVRDTLLFALKTRTPGKDSRIPGESRKDYQHTFLSAIAKLFWIEHALGTKVGNELIRGISGGEKKRVSIAEAMITKASTQCWDNSTKGLDASTALEYVQSLRTLTDMANVSTLVALYQASENLYNLFDKVMLIEEGKCAYYGSAKEAKAYFERLGFECPPRWTTPDFLTSVSDPHARRIQRGWDDRVPRSGEDFRRVYRNSDTYRAALQEISQFEKELETQEHERAQARQEMPKKNYTIPFYDQVIVLTRRQFLIMYGDKQTLVGKWCILVFQALIIGSLFYNLPPTSGGVFTRGGVMFFILLFNALLAMAELTASFESRPIMLKHKSFSFYRPSAYALAQVVVDVPLVFVQVTLFELIVYFMSNLSRTPSQFFIQFLFIFILTMTMYSFFRALGAVSASLDVATRLTGVAIQALVVYTGRMKFFPNGTLSHGALGYLIPPWKMHPWFKWLIWINPVQYAFEAIMANEFYNLDIQCVRPNIVPDGPNAQPGHQSCAVQGSTPNQLVVQGSSYIKTAFTYSRSHLWRNFGIIIAWFIFFVALTMLGTELQQPNKGGSSVTTFKRNEAPKNVEEAVKNKELPEDVESGQKENAVNADSEKTQPGETGDEVKDIAQSTSIFTWQDVNYTIPYEGGQRKLLQDVHGYVKPRRLTALMGASGAGKTTLLNTLAQRINFGVVTGTFLVDGKPLPKSFQRATGFAEQMDIHEPTATVRESLRFSALLRQPKEVPIQEKYDYCEKIIDLLEMRPIAGATVGSGGVGLNPEQRKRLTIAVELASKPELLLFLDEPTSGLDSLAAFNIVRFLRRLADAGQAILCTIHQPSAVLFEEFDDLLLLQSGGRVVYNGELGHDSNALIEYFESNGAKKCPPHANPAEYMLEVIGAGNPDYKGKDWGDVWAQSPQCKQLAEEIDKIISSRRNREIRKNKDEHREYAMPIWTQIVTVTKRAFVAYWRSPQYTLGKFLLHIFTGLFNTFTFWHLGNSYIDMQSRLFSIFMTLTISPPLIQQLQPRFLHFRNLYESREANSKIYSWTAMVTSAILPELPYSVVAGSIYFNCWYWGVWFPRDSFSSGYTWMLLMVFELYYVSFGQFIAAFSPNELFASLLVPCFFTFVVAFCGVVVPYVALPHFWQSWMYWLTPFHYLLEGFLGVLTHNIPVRCVSREVTQVSPPSGQTCQTYAGAFARQAGGYVEDAAGGLCSYCPYSIGDAFAASFNVFYSHKWRAYGIFWAFTVFNFAAVYFFSWLYLHGVGDLKRWISARKTRKIVK